agaagctggtataggcatgtgtattcaaatacagagatatgcagacgggcagaatacggcgctgaggtcggcaacgtatatataagacaacaagtgtctggcgcagttagatcggtcactgctgctacaatgacaggttatcaagattttagtgagttcgaacgtggtgttatagtcggcgcacgagagatgggacgcagcatctccgaggtagcgatgaagttgggattttcccgtacgaccagttcacgagtgtaccgtgaatatcaggaatctggtaaaacatcaaacctccgacatcgctgcggccggaaaaagatccttcaagaacgggaccagcgaggactgaagagaatcgttcaacgtgacagaagtgcaactcttccctaaattgctgcagatttcaatgctgggccatcaacaagtgtcagtgtgcgaaccattcaatgaaacatcatcgatataggattTTGGAGCCGACGGCTCATACgcgttcccttgatgactgcacaacacaaagctttacgcctcaactggacccgtcaacaccgacattggactgatgatgactggaaacatgttgcctggtcggacgagcctcgtttgtaatcgtatccagcggatggacgtgtacgagtatggagatagagtcatgaatccatggaccctgattgTCAGCagtgaactgttcaagctggtggagtctctgtaatggtatgggtcgtgtgcagctggagtgatatgggacccctgatacgactagatactactctgacagatgacacgtacgtaagcgtcctgtctgatcacctgcatccattcatgtccattgcgcactccgacggacttgggcaattccagcaggacaaagcgacaccccacacgtccagaattgctgcagagtggctccaggaacactcttctgagtttaaacacttccactggccaccaaactcccccgacatgaacattattgagcatacctgggatgccttgcaacgtactgttcagaagagatctccaccccgtcgtactattacggatttatagacagctctATAAGAGTCGtactgtcatttccctccagcactacttcaagcattagtcgagtccatgccacgtcgtgtttcggcacttctgcttgctcgcgtgggccctacgtgatattaggcaggtgtaccagtttctttggctcttcagtgtataatcagtGCTAAGCGGTGCATGCAGAGGTGTAAAGGGCGACGCCGCGGGATACtgtatgactggaaacgagtgatttggtgtgatgaatcacgctatacgctGTGGTAATCCGATGTAAGCTTTCGGATTTGACGAATGCGTGGAGGACGTTatgtgccatcatgtgtagtggcaaCAATGAACTGCAGAGAAGGTAGTGTTggggtatgggggtgtttttcttgTTTAAGGTGTTGTCCCCTCACTGAGCTTAAGAGTACGCTCAATGTGGAGGGATATCAAAGCActttgcagcattgtgtactgagtacagtagaggaacagttcggagattaTTATTTCTATCAGTATGACAAGGCATCCTATCACAAAGCAGCATATGCgtggcaatgatttgtggacaataaaatttgtgaaatagaCTGGCCTGGCCAGAATCTCTTCCTGAACCCAATGGAAGGCCATTGGGAAGCGTCACAACTACGACTTCACTTCAGACCGCAGCGTCTAACATCATTACCTTCTCTAGTTTCTACTCTCGaggaaagaatgggctgccattcctccacagacattccgaCACCTTACTGAAAGTTTCCTAAGCCGAGTTTAGGCCGCCGTTAAGGCGAAGGGTGGGCACAGTCCATTTTGATGTCGAGGTGTGGGTGTcgacatacttttgatcagatagtggaaTTAACTGTACATGAAATGACAACGATCCTATGTGAATGCCTCATGCTAAAGCTGTAGTGATGTTGTGCAGTATAAACAATATTAATATCAACAGTGCGCGTTTTAATTTCTCTGACTGTAAATGCATAAAACATTATGTTGAAAAAGTTTTCTAAAATTATAGTTATTCTGTACTGAATACTATATgtagtgctatatcacctactgcaatACGTACTAATAACAtaatgcaagaaaggatattgttaGGTAAAGTAAAGAAATTAGGTTACGAACCAATAATCATCTCTTAGAACTGAGTGTTATGTCTGCATACCCAGAAAGTgttaaaaaaacttaaaatttatattgCAGTTACTGTAATTAGTGAAGCACAAGCAGTTAAAGTTTGTCATGCATGTACTGCAGTAATTTACTGAATTACTTCTACAACAACTGCACGCAGTTATAAACATCTGCTTTATGAGCTGCTGTCATTGGTTGTTGTCAAATGATCTTATCATGTGCCGCGACACTAAATGCAGAGAATTATTGTAAGGCAACGTACTGAAACACGAGATGACATGCTGCATGAAAAAAATCCGCTCGCTGTACTATCATTTCCCgtgcaaagttaaaaaaaaaaaaagagagttggTGTGGTATATTGTCGAAAAATGACGGATTAGACACATTAAGTCAATGGTGCACTATTTCTGTCTTTTGTGTCGCAGTGTTACTCAGCACTCGCTATATTTAAATAACAACATTATTTGTAAATCAGACGAGTGAGCAAACAAACAATGTAACTACGAAATGCCTGCAGTCGACAATCCGGTTGATAAAACTGACAAATTATGTATGtataacagatgacagaattacTACGTTGCATAACGTCAATGATTACGAATCAGTTTCTATTCTCACACGGCGCTGAATATTTTAAATTTCGTGAAACATAAAAATGTGCGTACAGAGCCGTATTACATCGTTAGTGTGGCTGTAAATTATTGTCAGCTACTCGTAAGTATCTTGTACATGCTGGACAGTTTAAAATTTCGAGAGAGGAAGAACTGACTGAAGTTAGCACTAACATATAACGTCCACTGCACCGACTAACATTATATCTGCTGTTTATCGTTCGAAACAATTTTATAAGATCTCGTGTGTAGCACCTGCTCTATTATAACGGGTTGAACGAGATGCACGAAAAAAATGCAGTCTGCTGGAAAGTGTTTGCTTTATGagaaaaacaaaaacttttagCAGACGTCTTCAAAGAATTGAAAGCCGTGTTTATCTGTGCTTTTATGTGACAAGCGCAGTGTGACAGTAGCAATACTATTTGATGTTTTGATATTTcgcattttctgcaacttttagacGTCTCTATATGTAGGCGACGCTGGACATAATTTGTTGGAATGATTTGATGGGATTTTCTTGTCACTGAGTACGTTCTTGTGGTATTGTGTTAAACAAGCGATGGTCGCAGACCGTAGAAACCGGCGGTACTATGACAGCTATAGTAGTACTACGGGGCTGTGTGCCACACGTGCGCACGTGTACGTGACATAGTTTACGTTTTATTTCCATTATGTAAATAATCCTGGATGCCGATTGCAAAAATTAATATACGGAAAGCAAAATAGGGAAGAAAAGCGTGCCTTTTGTTAGCGATCGTTAATTATTCAGGAAGCAGACGCAAGTCGAGCAgcggaggctcatcttcaggtaatAGAAATGAGTCGCCTCGGCTGAATAAGTACAGTATTCATGAatggtaccgctacggtcgcagtttcgaatcctgcctcgggcacggatgtgtgtgatgtccttaggttagttaggtttaattagttctaagttctaggcgattgatcacctcagaacttaagtcgcatagtgctcagagccatttgaaccattcacgaaTGGTAACGACAGGCTCTTTTCCATATTATACTCAGTCGTATTACCATCATCAGCGGATCAAATTGAGGAACGTACAGAAAACGCGCCCGCGGATGTGACGCCGAGGTTGCGACTGCGCAATTCGACCGGCGCATATCCGAGTGTAAAGCTGCGCGCAGTTGCCGTACAGTAAGCTAGCAGCCACTTAAAGGCTAAAATAAAAGTGTAATGTTCACTCACTGGGGTGCGTGGTGGTGGTACGGAGTGGTGTAAGGATAGTACTGGTGGTACTGGTGCGCGGGCCATACCTCAGTGGCTGCGCCCGCCTCCGAGTAGGCTTGGTGCTGGGGATGCTGGGAGGGGTACTTATTCGGGGGCGAAACGGGCTCGGGCTTGGCCACGGTGCCCCACTTGCACGAGCTCCCACCCCCACCACCGACCGAGTTCATCTCGGCTAGCGACTTGAGCGGGTGGGCCGCCTTGTCCGACTGCGCGGGCGGAGGCGGCGCCGCGGTGCGGTACGGCGTCGCGCCGTTGCCCGCCGCTTGCGGCGCCGGCGTGGGCGGCGAGGGCGTCGACGGCGCGGAGGTGGCGGCGCTGCCCCACATGAGCACCGTCTGCCGCTCGCCGtagtgctgcggctgctgctgcgcgggcggctgcgggggcggcgggggcggcggcgccgcCTGGTGGTGCTGCTGGTGCGCCAGCACGTCCGCCTTCAGCTCCTCCATCTTGGGCGTGACGAGGACCGCGCCGTCCGTCGCGGGCGAAGATCCCGCCGAGTTGGACGACGACACGGGGGAAGCCTTGGCGTCGCCGGCGGGGGTGGGCTGCGCGCCGGCCGGGTTGGCGGGCGGCTTGCCCGTCTGCAGCTCGACGGCGAGGGGCGAGGCGGCGTACGGCGCCGCGTCCAGGCACTTGGTGTaggcggcgccgcccccgccccctccgccgccgccgcggTCCGCCAGCTGCTGGCACGCGTACAGCTTGTCGTCTTTggcgaggtggtggtggtggtggtggtggtggtcgtacgCGGGCAGGCTGCACGCGGCGGGCCGCGACGACATTTCCAGGAAGCCGTTGCCGACGTACGGGGTGGTCGCCGCCGGGTGGTACTCGGGGTAGTAGGTCCCCAGCGGCCGGTACTGGTGGAAAAGGTTGTCCGTGGCGAGGAAGCGGTTGTCGAGCGCGGTGCTCGAGTACAGGCTCTggtggaagttggagttggagtgCCCCATGTAGGGCCCGAGGCTGGCGTCGCCGCCCGAAGCCGCCTGGTACGGCGCGGCGTACATGTTGTTGAGGTTGGAgtaggcggcggcgacggcggcggcggcggcgctcgaCGTGTCGACGTACTCGATGGCTGGGGCGGCGGCCGGCAGCTGCGCGGCAGACGTGGagaccgcggccgccgccgccgccgccgcagacaGCTTGCGCTTGGTGCGGCACGTCGACAGGAAGTCGCGCAGCTGCGTCTTGTAGCGCCGGTTCACgcgctgcggcgtcgtcgacgtcGCCGACGGCGACCCCGCGTGCTGCGGCGTCGACACTCCCGACGTCACCACCAGCTGGTCCGCGTCCGCGAAGTAGCTGTTCGTCAGCCCCGCGTCTAAGTAGCTCACCTTGAAGTCCATGGTGCGCTTGCCGAGCAAATCGCGACCCTCCTCTTCCCTGTGTGCGGAAGAAAAGTCTCAGATCAAGGGTTCCTTAAGTAAATATACATCCAAGCGTGTCAAATCTAAATTTTATGGAAGGAATCTccaacctacacacacacacacacactcacacagatcaCAGATATCGCAAATAAACATTAGATACGAGAGTTGCCCACAAACTAATGCACCGCATTTCTTTATCTCGATCGgaaacaatgctatgaatgcgaaacgtta
This sequence is a window from Schistocerca nitens isolate TAMUIC-IGC-003100 chromosome 3, iqSchNite1.1, whole genome shotgun sequence. Protein-coding genes within it:
- the LOC126249454 gene encoding circadian locomoter output cycles protein kaput-like, whose product is MSQLGTVYATKRRRRNGKSLKPPPKDGVTKSNPSKRHRERLNAELDTLASLLPFEQNILSKLDRLSILRLSVSYLRTKSYFQVVMHKDKEDSQYRNRDLTAYDHSPLDGDMFLQALNGFLLILTCEGEVFFATHSIESYLGFHQSDIVHQSVYELVHSEDREELQRQLMWNSFLPPESASMALQDALAADNCHLLERSFTVRFRCLLDNTSGFLRLDIRGRVKVLHGQNRKTEEPPLALFAICTPFGPPSLLEIPHKEVMFKSKHKLDLALVSMDQRGKMLLGYSDAELANLGGYDLVHYDDLAYVASAHQELLKTGASGMIAYRFQTKEGQWQWLQTSSRLVYKNSKPDFVISTHRPLMEEEGRDLLGKRTMDFKVSYLDAGLTNSYFADADQLVVTSGVSTPQHAGSPSATSTTPQRVNRRYKTQLRDFLSTCRTKRKLSAAAAAAAAVSTSAAQLPAAAPAIEYVDTSSAAAAAVAAAYSNLNNMYAAPYQAASGGDASLGPYMGHSNSNFHQSLYSSTALDNRFLATDNLFHQYRPLGTYYPEYHPAATTPYVGNGFLEMSSRPAACSLPAYDHHHHHHHHLAKDDKLYACQQLADRGGGGGGGGGAAYTKCLDAAPYAASPLAVELQTGKPPANPAGAQPTPAGDAKASPVSSSNSAGSSPATDGAVLVTPKMEELKADVLAHQQHHQAAPPPPPPPQPPAQQQPQHYGERQTVLMWGSAATSAPSTPSPPTPAPQAAGNGATPYRTAAPPPPAQSDKAAHPLKSLAEMNSVGGGGGSSCKWGTVAKPEPVSPPNKYPSQHPQHQAYSEAGAATEVWPAHQYHQYYPYTTPYHHHAPHTSVNDSGYPQINRTGVLCCQSLR